ACGATTTCACTGATTTGTTCCCAATGTCGAGCTTCTAAGCCAGGAGTACAAATCGTTTGAAGAACTGGAATAAATTGCTGGAATTTTTCGACTTTAGCACGTACCATTTCAGCGACGCGCCTTGCTCCAGGAATATCACTGAGCACGCGAGACAATTTATAAAGAGTTCTCCAAGTTTCGTCAACCTCATCGCGAATCTCATCGGCATCAAGCCCAACAAATGGCCCATAAAACcatttttcgtaatttttatgGAAGTTCAGTGCAATATGccataatttatcaaaaactTCAATAATAGATGACATCGCAGGTATAGTCATATATGGACTTAATTCTATTTCCAGGAGAGTCTCCTCTTCATTGATatcttctgcttcttttcttatatcagCCATATCCTTCGATAATTGCTCGATCTCCTCAGTTGCCCGTTCCATTTCTTCCATAGTTAATACAGGcggatccttttttttaaaccgCTCTATCGCTATTTGCATagcatttatctttttctcgaaattatCTCGTCTCGTTCTCAAAGCACTTtcaagaaattcttttctcatgTTCAATCTAATCGTTGCCAAATCCATTacattttccatttctttggGCCACGTAATCGTACGCGAATTCAATTGAATGTCTTCATCCGTCAGTGGTtgataatcaaaaagaaataaagtcaATTCCACGGAACGTGCCAATCGGGTCCTCAAATTGAACATCGTGGTATCTCGGCTTTCacaaagataattataaagatCCACTACTTCCTGCGTCGTTTCTGGcatctttgaaatattctcCGCTATTTCATCAAAGATAGAACACAATTCACGATTGTTCAGCCTTAATTCATCCGCAAAAAAATCACAAATTTTTGTACGAAGTTCATGAAGTATTTGTCGCATGgtattatttacaatagtGCAATCAATTTCAATCATATTCAGCGGTATctaaatcgaaaaatataactgtttaaaaaatatctttaagatactattttattattaatatacctTGTACCGAAACATAGATATTTCTTTGCTTAAATTATCGTAGGACACAATCTTTTGTTCGAATTCTCTCAAAAATGGGAATGGttgaatattaaagaaatcatCTAAATTCTTCTTTGCTCTACCATCTATGATGTATAATAAATCTTCATAACACTTAAGATATTCCTGTGGGCCAGCAATGTGTGCACCGACCGTATCTAATGTATCGGTAATTAACATCAATACCTGCATATATgaatgtaaatatacatattgcaCTTACATgcatattctattattttcatggAATTAACATCACCTCGTCTTCAAATCGTGATATTGAGAATAGAAAACCTTTTTTATCCAACTCAGGAAATAAAATCACCTCGATTTTGGGTAAAACCATAGCAACattaagaattttattgaaacatCTAGAAATGATGGTATGTATATCCAAAATACTCGGTTTACAATACACACTCTTTGTACCAACTTCTACTTCTACATTCACTGTTATGAAAGGAGATCTAAAATGTAAGTTATATCGCGTTACATattcgttaaattaaaaattgaagaacAAATTATTGTACTTACTTAATAAACATCAAATCTTCATAATCTCCTTCATAATAATTTCCAGTTCTAtactgtataaaaaaatttctcaaatgtcgtatagtttttaatatcataattcTTAACTGTCTTGACAACAGAGAATTGACagctcgaaaatatttttcaattacacTCGTTGATCCATGTAGTTCCTTTTCAAAAAGTCCCGACCATGCGTACTTTTTCTCAAGAAAAATATCAGCTACATCAGCTAACCAttcttttgttaatatattgaTAGCATTGTTGCacaattcatttatttttgacTCAATTTCCGTGGCTGCCACTGGGAACATTCCCAAGTCCTGGATTTGTAAAATCATGGTGTTATGATAtctgagaaaaataattatatacttataatcataataattatgtaataatatttgcatGTTTTACTTAAAAAACTAACTTGAAGAACCATAAGTCACGAATATCTCTTAATATCTCattcattataaaaagattgtGTTCCATAAAATGATTAGCtagaattttatattgatgCCATGGTACTGGAGCACGGATAATTAGAACAGGATACTCCATAGGCATCGTCTCTATAAGCAAACGTTTTCTTTCATCGGCATCCAAAAGAATGTAATCAACTATGGAATAACGAAGActctttttataatcatcaattatttctccttctaattttttaattattctattaaaactgaaaaataaatttgttaaaatttttgttaaacgaaaaaatttttgtaaaaaatttgttaaatgaaGAATGAATTGCATTCATtgttaattacaaaattaattagaaatgcAAATAGGACTGTGATAGACAATAGGGACTTACTCCTCACGTTTGCGTAATCTACCAACGATACATTTTTTTGCATTCtcaatattatcataattatatggTTCTAAATGATGATCGGCAATACATTCGTTCCTTAAGTACAAAAGCCTTTGAATATCTTCATCTCGTATCTTTCGATTTTGCTCTTCTGCAACTTGAATCATCAATTCTTCTAATTGATCTTCGATTGACCTTGGTATCTCTACTTCTTTACTTCGTAAAATCTGGAATATCTCTCATTACTTCGTGCAATCATAAATGTTATTAgtataaagtatattaaatagCATAATTTCATAAACAATTTCTTAATATCATACATACTTCCTTCTCAAAAATGTCTTTCttcaatttatcttttctttgttcttttaataattctttattctCAATATTTTGATTAGCCTCTTTCTCAGCTTTTCTACGTAACCATGTACCATCTGCCAAAtctttcaaattaataatattttctggaagaatattttgttcttgtttGAAATTCtgtgttattttttgttgtcttctttctttatacaattcaacatattcgcgtgGTGGCATCCTTAACTTGTTTTCCACTCCAAACGGTAAACACTCTAatggcttttttttttttgttaaagtaTTTACACGATATTGTGCTGAAGTTGGAGTATATATACTTCCTATTCCTTCACTTGGCTTCGTATAAGTAGACCAATATTTGTATGGCACTGCCTTTGTCCATGATTGATCTTCTAATAGTTTTGGATATTTAACATATTCTAATGCCTTGGTTATTTCTGTTGCCGAATTTACACAATCTTCTACTACTGGCATCCATGGTATAGTTGGAATTGTATTGTTACAAATAGGTCTTTTATCcgtcattttttatcttttgattaaaaaagaataataataagtatttttAGGCTATCATAAAGTTACAGAAAAGTGACTTACGTTAACCATCGATCGAACGCTAGTTATGACAATTTCTTTAGGAAACGAAAgatatagttttataaaaaaatattacaaatctatattaataaataattaaatatttgtgtcaaatttgtaattattacacCTTATAATATGATGATCCTTGAACTTCGGTGTAATCGAACACTCGTACTTACGATGTAACCATAGTGACAATACTATGGTATCATGATAAATAAAGATGCacatatatgtagtatatttgtaataatatgaaaaattaaaaaataagttgttttgcaataattatttatatatcaataaatatatttactatttatttatgataaaatattatatttaatttcaataatattttatattacaattttttttcttatttggattatttataaaaaaagaattaaatatctgtatataatcggaacatatatatgtatattacacaATCATTActacttaaaaataatataaatatgtgtaatacttttaaaaatatagtcATAGTTTCATTATTTGGTTATTTGgcacataataaaaataatactttctagatatatctataaattatcgttaattaaaccttaatgaatattatcgCTTTGTACATACTGTGCCGTTCAATCGAgggtttaatttatttttatttaatttggttacctttcatatattatatcaatatattactatatattatgGTAAAGTTACGATGTCGCATAAAAGGTGACATATGATCGATAAGGATTAACTATAttaaagatattgaaaaataaaaaaatgatatttttcctatacttatactattatttcatttaattatatatttcgtattttattttaattcgtaatttgtaaaatattttattcacatTTTGtgcgtattttattttaaatcgtaatttgtaaaatattttatccacATTTCATGTGTGATAtctattctctctcatttGATGAAGTAAAATGTTTTGTTTCATCAGTAACGTAACAATTGAAAGATCTTAAACGACTTTGTCTATAAATTTTACCTagcataaaatattatgtttagagtaattttttacatattctttttgtattaTGTATCACTTACCTGCGTTAGTAATTTTAGCAAAAAGAAATTGCTTATCTCGTGCGTGTAAAAATAGCATATCTTGCAAAATTGTTAACATTTCCTTATTCGCTTGTGCTTTAGCTCTAAGCCAATAGACTCCAAcactgtaatataaaaaaaaaaaaaagaaaaaaaaaacataagaaataattcacagaaataaatttacagatttaaaattacaaaagagaTACCTCATTGCAATCAATATGGCTGCTCCAATTGAGGGTCTTGCAAGTTCGCTTATAAGTAGCCAAAAAGCACTATCCCTTTTCAGCTGAAGGACACCATCAACTATATACTCCCACGTATAATTATGTCCTTTAAAAGGCCCACATTCATCACTTCGTACATTTGTAATGATATATCCTATTATAATCAGTACACTAATTATTCCAATGAATGAAAGTGCTAAAAAAAGAGTCTGTGTTTGTGCTGCTCTCCAAGGTCTTGAAGGTGGCtcacaaaaatttaataagcTATGCTTTTTTGcataaaaagttaaaatcatttttataatgattatcAAGGATAATAATGGGCTGAAATAGCAACCTAGCCAAAACAGcatttgattataaataagGTTTAATGTACTACGGGCAATATCAAATTTTGTTCTTCCAACTCCTTTCCAAActgttacatatataatagaacGCACTGcctcaattatatataaaataaaaatagagataatgAAGTCTAGAAATATAAGTCGATAAATTTCCTTTCCTAATTCTGTTTGCCAACAGCCATCTGTGCTATGTATTAGCCAAAAAGCAAGAAGGGTACTGATTACTACAGCAGCTAATGCGTGAATTCTAATCACAGTTACATATAATTCAGTACGTTTACTGTTATATTTCTCAACTTTGGcctaagataaaaaataatatacttaattTTGTGCttataattactttatatagTTAAGCTAATattgcaaaaaatataattatatacttactaagaaagagataattattgAGAATACAttcataataattgtaataaccACAGGTACAATCATTACTGATGTCTTCGATTTATCCATTTCATGTGTACTTAATAATATCCATAGTATTGCACTAGTCCCacatatcataaaaaaagtgattatagaaataattatacgtaCAAACATAATACAAAATGTTATAAGACAATTTTGTCGTGAATGCTTTTCTGTTTCTGCTAAAAGTTCTTGTAATTCTCTATAAATTGATATAGATTGTAAAGTTGCAGCTTTCGTAGAAGATATAGCAAAATCCCATCCACAAAATACTTTGTTACAATAGAAACAGTGTACTTTCTCACGAATTTCAATATAGCGTTTCCGATAAGATAATACTACCCTGcaacaaataatttaattatataaaaaataaataaagtacataaaatatatgtgcatatataaaattttaataaagaatattactcACTTAACAGAAAGTACAatgaatgtaaatatataagcacaaagtaatgtaataaaataagcaGAAGGAATATTGTATGTACTGCTAAGCATTTTTTCCACTGTACCATTATTATAGAATCCATAATACATTAttgtattttcaaaaaatccctgtgatatatataagtaatatttttactattagtAATGAGaaactatctttttctattaattaataatatgttatCAATCTTACACTGCCTGTTACAAAATCCAAAACATTAATAGATGAAGGTAAATATACTTGATCCAAAGATTGTGgaagaacaataaaaataatgctataaatatacaaaatttaaataaaatctctcaaaaattattttttgcaaaatataaatattgaataaacaaaatataaatattagaaaataccTCATGAgagcaaaaataatatttaaaagaattagcCATCTTAAAAACTTGAAATAAACAGCTACTCCACTTCCAAACTGACCTTCTATTGATTTTATGATATGGTACCAAATTTCCATAGTCTGTCCAATATCTTGAATTATCATATATGcctgtattaataaaaaatttattttataattaagaaatatgcctatatatttcattgtaaataattatcataaaataatataaaacctTTCGGAAActgaaattgattttatacTTAAGCCTTTTCCAGTAGCtaatagatttcttttttgatctttGTTGCACTGTTGTTTGTAATTTAGACTTTACCAATCTTCTTATTGTTAAACATTGTGGCATAGATTTTAAGATGTTCATTCTAAGTTGTTCAGCAGTTAAATCGTTTTGCATGAGTCGTTTGCTGCATTGTAAGCGAGATACAATAGTTTCTGCATGATTTTGAAATGATATTTGTATGGATCTTCTTGTATAACAAGTTGCATATGGAATTACAGAATCCAAATCTTCCAGGATATTGTTTTCATCAGACCATACTATAaccatataattattttaattataatgatacaattttcttgtataatttgttttaattttttaacattttatatatatatatttttttacaaggaAATTGTGATGAATTTTGTTGCACATAATCTTGCATATCTGAAGTACTGTATAATTCTGTAATATCCATCATTgagatattatcattatttatatctgaatccatactttttattacatgtgctaaaaaaattaattatatttaaaaattatagaaaattattgataatttttagaaaatttactttttatttgtgTGAACTTACATTCTgccatatttaataataaatatttacgacAGGTCTTCTTTAAAGATATTATGGTTATGATGTTAAGATAAGTGTCAGATATGAACTTTATCCATATCATCCAATCATCCACACATAGATATGTGAAATGATTCATTTCAGGGACGataacgatattttatatacaataaaagtTCGATCTTTCTAATTTCATATCTTTCCAATAGATATAaagttttttgatttaatttatatataaactttccatatattaaatttatatcattatcaGAATCATTTGAATATTTGAGTTTATTTATTGtccaaaataaatttttaagaaaaaaatataaatttttgaatacatttttttattaaaaaacattttacatttctttgcttaattataatgatataattgtttaacaaatatatataatataatgcaaATAATCTTTTCATGTCTTTCAATAATAAGTCTTTTAACTTATAATTGTAcaagaaaatgttattattttatatgtaattattaagtTAAATGTTATAGCtcatttgaatatatttgtaatatatatataatataataaatattattttaatattttgtttaaatttcattgaatcgtatttattatttaaataaattacgttttatttgggaaaatatttttcttctaattaagAAATTGCATATTTATcgcaaaaattaatattctattcTAAACTAtcctattttaaaaatcaatatctttttttcttttttaataaattaaaaatattttgaaattgacTAACCTAAATTTTTCGTATGAAATGGACTTAGAGAAATGTAAAACTATATTTAATtagcaatttttattaatcaccTCTGTATTTCggcgaattttatttttataggatAGCATAAGATAtaacaacaaataataaactttaattttattattattataattatgaagg
This window of the Vespula vulgaris chromosome 1, iyVesVulg1.1, whole genome shotgun sequence genome carries:
- the LOC127069151 gene encoding transmembrane channel-like protein 7, producing the protein MNHFTYLCVDDWMIWIKFISDTYLNIITIISLKKTCRKYLLLNMAESHVIKSMDSDINNDNISMMDITELYSTSDMQDYVQQNSSQFPLWSDENNILEDLDSVIPYATCYTRRSIQISFQNHAETIVSRLQCSKRLMQNDLTAEQLRMNILKSMPQCLTIRRLVKSKLQTTVQQRSKKKSISYWKRLKYKINFSFRKAYMIIQDIGQTMEIWYHIIKSIEGQFGSGVAVYFKFLRWLILLNIIFALMSIIFIVLPQSLDQVYLPSSINVLDFVTGSGFFENTIMYYGFYNNGTVEKMLSSTYNIPSAYFITLLCAYIFTFIVLSVKVVLSYRKRYIEIREKVHCFYCNKVFCGWDFAISSTKAATLQSISIYRELQELLAETEKHSRQNCLITFCIMFVRIIISIITFFMICGTSAILWILLSTHEMDKSKTSVMIVPVVITIIMNVFSIIISFLAKVEKYNSKRTELYVTVIRIHALAAVVISTLLAFWLIHSTDGCWQTELGKEIYRLIFLDFIISIFILYIIEAVRSIIYVTVWKGVGRTKFDIARSTLNLIYNQMLFWLGCYFSPLLSLIIIIKMILTFYAKKHSLLNFCEPPSRPWRAAQTQTLFLALSFIGIISVLIIIGYIITNVRSDECGPFKGHNYTWEYIVDGVLQLKRDSAFWLLISELARPSIGAAILIAMSVGVYWLRAKAQANKEMLTILQDMLFLHARDKQFLFAKITNAGKIYRQSRLRSFNCYVTDETKHFTSSNERE